A portion of the uncultured Draconibacterium sp. genome contains these proteins:
- a CDS encoding TaqI-like C-terminal specificity domain-containing protein, with translation MEIKILKPRKAINKAFLKIKPNRTEIESFKANLIQLLDRTNETESEEFHKNLVSDFLKKTYYEPNYFINTKGRNDLVIHNGNKAKSTVGVIIEAKKPTNKAEMLTKDKINVKAFQELVLYYLRERITNKNLEIKYLVATNINEWFIFDSNIFEKQFSQNKGLVKQFNDFENGRLTGKTTEFFYKEIAEPFINDLKHEIEFTFFDIREYEKPLRNHNPKDDNKLISLFKLLSPEHLLKLPFKNDSNSLDSQFYGELLHIIGLSETKDGSKKVIGRNKTGERNTGALLENAIIQLESLDKINRLNNPSHFGKTKEERLFNVGLELSITWINRILFLKLLEAQLKTYNKGDKTYEFLNIHKIQNYDDLDSLFFQVLAIKQSERNEDVSELFAKVPYLNSSLFEPTEIEHGTLFISNLRDDKTIPIYSSTVLKRENGKKRTGNLSTLEYLFEFLNAYDFSSEGSEEIQEDNKTLINASVLGLIFEKINGYKDGSFFTPGFITMYMCNETIRKAVVQKFNEFKNWNCEDIDSLYDKIDDREEANRIINGLKICDPAVGSGHFLVSALNEIVAIKNDLKILQDRDGKRLKEYQFEVVNDELIVTDEDGELFEYNPNSKESQRIQETLFHEKQTIIENCLFGVDINPNSVKICRLRLWIELLKNAYYKNRSELETLPNIDINIKCGNSLISRFSLDSDLKTALKSSKWSIDNYKIAVDTYRNAQSKEQKHDMEELIATIKSDFKTNIDNPFKKKIRNARTKVDKIAFEINTKKQWGEKINKKLLKDLEKASLNLKKLEEERDSIEANIIYENAFEWRFEFPEVLNDAGEFLGFDVIIGNPPYVQQRKSKGNTALFSKWYSVYSGTADLSIFFFEKAFNLLKENGHFAFINTNKFFNTEYGKLLRTYLSQFKMNKMVNFEMVPIFDEALVSSVILTMEKSSPNLTFDYLEFNNEDITQEKFNSQKENKFTNIDNSLLSNDFWLFNRIEEQAIISKMKKKGNELSSFDSIQIKRGITTGFDAAFIINETNNLIDSDLARNFLRGKDIHRYKIEKNNLKLLFVPWHYPLHADESISGASELAENTFKDKYYNEYKHLQSFKTELSNRNKSETGKRYEWYALQRCAASYYPLFNEEKIVWGLISGGWDFAYDNEGHLLTSSSFFLTSETIPLKFILALFNSKLYQFYFSIVGEKTAGGAYVFKKTTIEKFLIPNNLTKVREITENVELIIREDSNELRDRYENNINQLVYSIYDLTEAEIKIVEAATA, from the coding sequence ATGGAAATAAAAATCTTGAAACCAAGAAAGGCAATCAATAAAGCCTTTTTAAAAATAAAACCAAACAGAACAGAAATTGAAAGTTTCAAGGCAAATTTGATTCAGCTACTCGACCGCACAAATGAAACGGAATCAGAAGAATTTCACAAAAACTTGGTTTCCGACTTTTTAAAGAAAACCTACTACGAACCAAATTATTTCATTAACACAAAAGGAAGAAATGACCTTGTAATCCATAACGGAAATAAAGCAAAAAGTACTGTTGGTGTAATAATTGAAGCAAAAAAACCAACCAACAAAGCAGAAATGCTAACAAAAGATAAAATCAATGTAAAAGCATTTCAAGAGTTAGTGCTGTATTATCTACGAGAACGAATTACAAATAAAAATCTCGAAATAAAATATTTAGTTGCGACAAATATTAACGAATGGTTTATTTTTGATTCCAACATTTTTGAAAAGCAATTTAGCCAAAACAAAGGTTTAGTTAAACAATTCAACGATTTTGAAAATGGAAGATTAACTGGTAAAACAACAGAATTCTTCTACAAAGAAATTGCAGAACCTTTTATAAATGACTTAAAACACGAAATTGAATTTACGTTTTTTGATATTCGAGAATACGAAAAACCACTTCGTAATCATAATCCAAAAGACGACAACAAACTTATTTCGCTTTTTAAATTGCTCTCACCTGAACATTTATTAAAACTTCCTTTTAAAAATGACAGCAATAGTCTTGACAGTCAGTTTTATGGTGAATTGTTACATATTATTGGACTATCTGAGACAAAAGACGGTAGTAAGAAAGTAATAGGAAGAAACAAGACAGGTGAAAGAAACACAGGTGCATTACTTGAAAATGCAATAATTCAACTAGAAAGTTTAGATAAAATAAATAGACTCAATAATCCAAGTCATTTTGGTAAAACTAAAGAAGAACGTTTATTTAATGTTGGTCTTGAGTTAAGTATTACGTGGATAAATAGAATTCTTTTTCTTAAACTGTTAGAAGCCCAACTAAAAACCTACAATAAAGGAGATAAAACCTATGAATTTCTAAACATTCATAAAATTCAAAATTATGATGATTTAGACAGTCTTTTCTTTCAAGTTCTTGCTATAAAACAATCAGAAAGAAACGAGGATGTTTCAGAACTTTTTGCAAAAGTCCCTTATTTAAATAGTTCGCTTTTTGAACCAACAGAAATTGAGCATGGAACTTTATTTATTAGTAATTTACGGGATGATAAAACAATTCCTATTTATTCATCAACCGTTTTAAAAAGAGAAAACGGGAAAAAACGAACGGGCAATTTAAGTACACTTGAATATTTATTTGAGTTTCTAAATGCTTATGATTTTAGTAGTGAAGGTTCTGAAGAAATTCAAGAAGACAATAAAACATTAATTAATGCTTCAGTTCTTGGATTAATTTTTGAGAAAATAAATGGTTATAAGGACGGTTCGTTCTTTACACCAGGTTTCATCACTATGTATATGTGCAATGAGACCATTAGAAAAGCGGTTGTTCAAAAATTTAATGAATTCAAAAACTGGAATTGTGAAGACATTGATTCACTTTACGATAAAATTGATGATAGAGAGGAAGCAAATAGAATTATTAATGGTTTGAAAATTTGTGACCCTGCTGTTGGTTCAGGACATTTTTTAGTTTCTGCTCTTAATGAAATAGTAGCCATTAAAAATGACCTAAAAATTTTACAAGATAGAGATGGCAAACGCCTAAAAGAATATCAATTTGAAGTTGTCAATGACGAATTGATTGTTACAGATGAAGATGGAGAACTGTTTGAATACAACCCAAATAGCAAAGAAAGCCAACGCATTCAAGAGACCCTGTTTCACGAAAAGCAAACTATTATTGAAAACTGTTTATTTGGAGTAGATATCAATCCTAATTCAGTAAAAATTTGTCGATTACGTCTTTGGATTGAATTGCTAAAAAATGCCTATTACAAAAATAGAAGTGAACTAGAAACACTTCCAAACATTGACATAAATATTAAATGTGGAAATTCACTAATTAGCAGATTTAGCTTAGATTCTGACCTTAAAACAGCACTAAAAAGCAGTAAATGGTCTATTGATAATTATAAAATTGCAGTTGACACCTATCGAAATGCTCAAAGCAAAGAACAGAAGCATGATATGGAAGAATTAATTGCGACAATTAAATCTGACTTTAAAACAAACATTGATAATCCGTTCAAAAAGAAAATAAGGAATGCAAGAACAAAAGTTGATAAAATTGCATTTGAGATAAATACTAAAAAACAATGGGGTGAAAAAATAAATAAAAAGCTTTTAAAAGACTTAGAAAAGGCTTCCTTAAATCTCAAAAAGTTAGAGGAAGAAAGAGATTCGATAGAAGCTAATATTATTTATGAAAATGCTTTTGAATGGCGATTTGAATTCCCTGAAGTTTTAAATGACGCTGGTGAATTTTTAGGATTTGATGTAATTATTGGTAATCCCCCATATGTTCAACAACGTAAATCAAAAGGAAATACAGCTTTATTCAGCAAATGGTATTCAGTTTATTCAGGGACAGCAGACTTAAGTATATTCTTCTTTGAGAAAGCATTTAACCTTTTAAAAGAAAATGGGCATTTTGCTTTTATAAACACAAATAAATTTTTTAATACTGAATATGGTAAGCTTTTAAGAACTTATTTGAGTCAATTCAAAATGAACAAAATGGTAAACTTTGAAATGGTTCCAATTTTTGATGAAGCTTTAGTATCAAGCGTTATTCTTACAATGGAAAAAAGTTCGCCAAATCTAACATTTGATTATTTAGAGTTTAACAATGAGGATATAACACAAGAAAAATTTAATTCTCAAAAAGAAAATAAATTCACCAACATAGATAATTCTTTGTTATCAAATGATTTTTGGCTATTCAATAGAATTGAAGAACAAGCTATAATTTCCAAAATGAAAAAGAAAGGAAATGAATTAAGCTCGTTTGATTCAATTCAGATAAAAAGAGGTATTACAACTGGTTTTGATGCTGCATTTATTATAAATGAAACTAACAATTTAATTGATTCAGATTTAGCTAGAAACTTTTTAAGAGGTAAGGACATCCACCGCTATAAAATTGAGAAAAATAACTTAAAACTTCTTTTTGTTCCTTGGCATTATCCACTTCACGCAGATGAAAGTATTAGCGGTGCAAGTGAACTAGCAGAAAATACTTTTAAGGATAAATATTATAACGAATACAAACATTTGCAGTCTTTTAAAACAGAATTAAGTAATAGAAATAAATCAGAAACAGGGAAACGCTATGAATGGTATGCTTTACAACGTTGCGCAGCGAGCTACTACCCATTATTTAATGAAGAGAAAATAGTTTGGGGGTTAATTTCTGGTGGTTGGGATTTTGCCTATGATAATGAAGGTCATTTATTGACTAGCTCTTCTTTTTTTCTTACATCTGAAACAATACCATTAAAATTCATCTTAGCCTTGTTTAACTCAAAACTATATCAATTTTATTTTTCCATAGTTGGAGAGAAAACGGCAGGTGGAGCTTACGTTTTCAAAAAAACGACAATTGAAAAATTTCTTATACCAAATAATTTAACTAAGGTTAGAGAGATAACTGAAAATGTTGAGCTAATAATCAGAGAGGATTCTAATGAATTGAGAGATAGGTACGAAAATAATATTAATCAACTTGTTTATAGTATCTATGATTTGACTGAAGCTGAAATAAAGATAGTGGAAGCAGCCACCGCTTAA